A stretch of DNA from Bacteroidales bacterium WCE2008:
TGCTCTTCCTCTGACCAGAATCTCTTAGTCTTGAGGTTGAGAGAGAAATCGCGCTTTGTGCGAAGCTTGGAATGGGCAACGTTGTTGCCTTTCATTCTCTTCCTACCAGTGATTTGACAAACCTTTGCCATATTATTATTTTTTTATTATTATTCAGAACAAAACATTTTTCGCGGGGTGCAAATATCGGGTTTTTATTTCGCAATTCCAAATAAAGCTATACAAACTTCAGGAACCGTTTCCATCTGATACTCTTAGGAAAACGTTTCGTGGCGTCTGTAGAGAGCCATATTACTGCAGGTCTTCCGACTATATGGTCTTCAGGTACGAAGCCCCAGTATCGGGAATCGAGCGAATTGTGCCGATTGTCCCCCATCATGAAGTAATAATCCTGAGCAAATGTGTAGCTGGCTGATTCTTCACCATTGATGAATATCTTTCCATCCTTTACCTGGAGCTCATTACCCTCGTAATCTCTGATGATTCTCTCATAGAGAGGAAGGTTATGGATATCCAGACTGACCGTAGCACCCTTTTCAGGGATCCAGAGCGGACCGAAGTTGTCTCTGGTCCATCTGAACTCTTCAACGAACGGGAATATCTTCAGATATGAGTCCGGATAATCCGGCGGATATACAT
This window harbors:
- a CDS encoding large subunit ribosomal protein L28, with product MAKVCQITGRKRMKGNNVAHSKLRTKRDFSLNLKTKRFWSEEEQRFITLKVSCKGMRIIEKNGLAATLKDAQNNGYINLV